A window from Euwallacea fornicatus isolate EFF26 chromosome 27, ASM4011564v1, whole genome shotgun sequence encodes these proteins:
- the LOC136347191 gene encoding uncharacterized protein, whose product MSHSVQYLPRFHSTSFYLSLEGPHLDMIKLIVLSALVAYASAALSYISTGIGGGLGGDLGGGLGGGLGGGLGGGLSGGLGGGLILGGGLGGIGLGGGSEGGLGGGLEIGGGGGHHYHKDIDYYTVPHYEYKYAVHDPKHHDVHQQQEKRYGDKVVGEYSLHEPDGTIRIVKYEADKHNGFNAIVERKGHAVHPQHYKTYSHILGICLMVTMVLSQDEHHHHLYKDIDYYANPHYEFKYSVHDPKHHDVHEQKEERYGDKVKGEYMLHDPDGTIRIVKYEADKHNGFNAVVERKGHAIHPQHYKTYH is encoded by the exons ATGTCACACTCGGTACAGTACCTACCTCGATTCCATTCAACTTCCTTTTACCTCTCATTAGAAGGTCCACATTTGGACATGATTAAG TTGATTGTACTCTCAGCCCTTGTGGCATATGCCAGTGCAGCACTCTCGTATATTTCCACTGGCATTGGAGGAGGACTTGGTGGCGATCTAGGTGGAGGACTTGGCGGTGGCCTAGGTGGAGGGCTTGGCGGCGGCCTAAGTGGAGGACTTGGCG GAGGATTGATTCTAGGAGGCGGTCTTGGAGGAATAGGCCTAGGCGGTGGCAGCGAGGGAGGCCTTGGAGGCGGCCTCGAAATCGGCGGCGGAGGTGGTCATCACTATCACAAGGATATAGATTATTAC ACCGTTCCCCACTACGAGTACAAATACGCAGTCCATGATCCTAAACACCACGACGTCCACCAACAGCAGGAAAAGCGTTATGGAGATAAAGTTGTTGGAGAGTACTCGCTACACGAGCCTGATGGCACCATCAGAATTGTTAAATACGAGGCTGACAAGCACAATGGATTTAACGCCATAGTCGAGAGGAAAGGTCACGCTGTACATCCTCAACATTATAAAACTTACAGTCAT ATTCTGGGCATCTGTCTTATGGTAACAATGGTTCTGTCTCAAGACGAACATCACCACCATCTCTACAAAGATATCGATTATTAC GCAAACCCTCACTATGAATTCAAGTATTCTGTGCACGATCCCAAACACCATGATGTTCATGAGCAAAAAGAGGAACGTTACGGTGACAAAGTAAAAGGCGAATATATGCTTCATGATCCCGATGGTACAATCAGAATCGTTAAATATGAGGCAGATAAACACAATGGATTTAATGCGGTTGTGGAAAGAAAAGGACATGCGATCCATCCACAACATTACAAGACATACCATTAA